The Seriola aureovittata isolate HTS-2021-v1 ecotype China chromosome 2, ASM2101889v1, whole genome shotgun sequence genome has a segment encoding these proteins:
- the ddx19b gene encoding ATP-dependent RNA helicase DDX19B has translation MATDSWAQAVDEQEAAAESIGSLQIKEKPEENGTAANATDSSSTAAKSEAEGENKSTDDDDKEDKAAQSLLNKLIRNNLVNNTNQVEVLQKDPNSPLYSVKSFEELRLKPQLLQGVYGMGFNRPSKIQETALPMMLAEPPQNLIAQSQSGTGKTAAFVLAMLSHVDPNNRYPQCLCVSPTYELALQTGKVIEQMGKHYPEVRLVYAIRGNKLQRGSKLQEQIVIGTPGTMLDWCSKFKFIDPKKIKVFVLDEADVMIATQGHQDQSIRIQRMLPKNCQMLLFSATFEETVWNFAQRIVPDPNIIKLKREEETLDTIKQYYVLCNSKEEKFQALCNIYGAITIAQAMIFCHTRKTAGWLAGELSREGHQVALLSGEMQVEQRAAVIERFRDGKEKVLVTTNVCARGIDVEQVSVVINFDLPVDKDGNPDNETYLHRIGRTGRFGKRGLAINMVDSKMSMNILNRIQEHFNKKIEKLDTDDLDEIEKIAS, from the exons ATGGCTACGGACTCCTGGGCCCAGGCAGTGGACGAACAAGAAGCCGCGGCGGAATCG ATCGGTAGTCTTCAAATAAAAGAGAAACCTGAAGAAAATG GCACGGCTGCAAACGCAACAGACTCCAGCAGTACAGCGGCAAAGTCAGAAGCTGAAGGAGAAAACAAGTCaacagatgatgatgacaaag aGGACAAAGCGGCACAGTCATTGTTAAACAAGCTGATCCGGAATAATCTTGTCAATAATACTAACCAAGTGGAAGTTCTTCAGAAGGATCCCAACTCTCCGCTCTACTCTGTCAAATCCTTTGAGGAGTTGCGACT CAAACCTCAGCTACTTCAGGGTGTGTACGGCATGGGTTTCAACCGGCCATCTAAAATCCAGGAGACTGCCTTACCTATGATGCTGGCTGAACC TCCACAGAATTTGATTGCCCAGTCGCAGTCAGGAACAGGGAAAACAGCTGCCTTTGTCCTGGCCATGCTTAGCCATGTAGACCCCAACAACAGATATCCACAG TGCCTGTGTGTATCACCCACCTATGAACTGGCACTTCAGACTGGTAAGGTGATCGAGCAGATGGGCAAACACTATCCTGAGGTCAGACTAGTCTACGCCATcagaggaaataaat TGCAGCGGGGCTCAAAGCTGCAGGAACAGATAGTTATTGGCACACCTGGTACCATGCTGGACTGGTGCAGTAAGTTCAAGTTTATAGACCCCAAGAAGATCAAGGTGTTTGTGCTGGACGAGGCTGATGTCATGATCGCCACACAGGGTCACCAGGACCAGAGCATCCGCATCCAGAG GATGCTGCCTAAAAACTGCCAAATGTTGCTGTTCTCAGCCACGTTTGAAGAAACGGTGTGGAACTTCGCCCAGCGTATCGTGCCTGACCCCAACATCATCAagctgaagagagaggaggagacgttGGATACTATCAAACAGTACTATGTATTGTGTAACAGCAAGGAGGAGAAGTTCCAAGCGCTCTGCAACATCTACGGAGCCATCACCATCGCTCAGGCCATGATCTTTTGCCAT ACAAGAAAGACTGCAGGCTGGCTGGCAGGGGAGCTGTCCAGAGAAGGCCACCAGGTGGCGCTGCTCAGTGGAGAGATGCAGGTGGAGCAGAGGGCTGCTGTCATCGAACGCTTCAGGGATGGCAAGGAGAAGGTCCTGGTTACTACAAATGTTTGTGCTCGAG GTATTGATGTCGAGCAGGTTTCCGTGGTGATCAACTTTGACCTACCAGTGGACAAAGACGGTAACCCTGACAATGAGACATACTTGCACAGGATTGGCCGCACAGGTCGATTTGGCAAAAGGGGACTGGCCATCAACATGGTGGACAGCAAGATGAGCATGAACATCCTCAACAGGATCCAGGAGCATTTCA ATAAAAAGATTGAAAAACTAGACACGGATGATCTGGACGAAATTGAGAAAATCGCCAGCTAA
- the camk2n1 gene encoding calcium/calmodulin-dependent protein kinase II inhibitor 2-like has protein sequence MSEVLPFNEEKMSHYGNEGDEGHLSFTCRLQDTNNFFSGSQNKRPPKLGQIGRSKRVVIEDENGDDEALKNGTEKTPAEA, from the exons ATGTCGGAAGTGCTGCCTTTCAACGAAGAAAAAATGAGTCATTATGGAAATGAGGGCGACGAGGGACACCTTTCCTTCACCTGTCGTCTTCAAGACACCAACAACTTCTTCAGTGGCTCACAGAATAAACGTCCGCCGAAACTCGGACAAATAGGCAGGAGCAAACGGG TTGTGATCGAGGATGAGAATGGCGACGATGAAGCACTGAAAAATGGAACAGAGAAGACCCCGGCAGAGGCTTAG